A genomic window from Camelina sativa cultivar DH55 chromosome 2, Cs, whole genome shotgun sequence includes:
- the LOC104748647 gene encoding uncharacterized protein LOC104748647 has translation MTVRAYGRVFTRLRRYLYQGNDDELAMARRFFNGLRQDIKGRLHAVTYRSVAEVEERAVSVEEAIETEKEILAQEKKKEPVKQTKVVNTRKGNQVAGRNWGAGRGKVKMNVNHGGCNVSNMDPRECYVCGKVGHFARACPTVNTVTFNPXMCVVKLGILLELAQPLRKQRVPTFLALHFVILALRLGILLVGGNPTHVLFDSGASNSFVTPEVADNFGDLCEEEEVNINVYTAGNQPPLKTRRWIKEVSIVLQDTNLPVNPLVMPLDRFDAILGMDWLSEHQAHIDCSRSRVIFENGGRTPLVFNGISPSKTGGDDKEGMELEDITIVKDFGDVFRPLEGLLPPRSHPFTINLEPGATPLLKHHIAWHQPSWQNLKLS, from the exons ATGACTGTTCGAGCTTATGGAAGAGTTTTTACAAGACTTCGGAGATATTTGTACCAAGGAAACGACGATGAGTTAGCTATGGCCCGGAGATTCTTTAATGGACTCAGGCAAGACATAAAGGGAAGGTTGCACGCTGTGACATACCGAAGTGTCGCAGAAGTAGAAGAAAGAGCGGTAAGTGTTGAGGAAGCCATTGAGACAGAGAAGGAGATTTTGGCccaagagaaaaagaaggaaccaGTCAAGCAGACTAAGGTTGTGAACACTCGGAAGGGGAATCAAGTAGCAGGACGAAATTGGGGCGCAGGCCGTGGTAAAGTTAAAATGAATGTTAACCATGGGGGTTGTAATGTGAGCAACATGGATCCGCGAGAATGCTATGTGTGTGGTAAAGTTGGGCATTTTGCTCGAGCTTGCCCAACCGTTAACACAGTGACATTCAATCCANCTATGTGTGTGGTAAAGTTGGGCATTTTGCTCGAGCTTGCCCAACCGTTGAGGAAACAAAGAGTACCAACCT ttttagcattgcatTTTGTTATATTGGCCTTGCGTTTAGGAATATTACTTGTTGGTGGTAACCCCACACATGTACTGTTTGATTCGGGAGCGTCCAATAGTTTTGTGACTCCCGAAGTGGCTGACAATTTCGGAGACTTGtgtgaggaggaggaagtgaaCATCAATGTCTACACTGCTGGTAATCAACCGCCTttgaagacaagaagatggATCAAGGAAGTGTCGATAGTCTTGCAGGATACGAACCTCCCGGTAAATCCTCTAGTGATGCCATTGGATAGGTTCGATGCTATTTTGGGAATGGATTGGTTATCGGAACACCAAGCCCATATAGACTGCAGCAGAAGCAGagttatatttgaaaatggagGAAGGACACCTCTAGTTTTCAACGGGATCAGCCCGAGTAAAACGGGAGGAGATGACAAGGAAGGCATGGAATTGGAGGACATTACCATAGTCAAGGACTTTGGGGATGTGTTTAGACCGCTGGAAGGATTGCTTCCACCAAGAAGCCATCCTTTTACCATAAATCTTGAGCCCGGAGCTACCCCATTGTTAAAGCACCATATCGCATGGCACCAACCGAGTTGGCAGAACTTAAAACTcagttag